The nucleotide sequence ccgcctcccggagcgccgcagcagtgattttcttcccaaacagcctccatcgtcctccagctgcctgttcagctcctggcacatgtccacgccagcctggttctgcttcATGGTTCAGAGGCGCGGCACCATTTTCgcatttttcgaagaagggggcgggactgcagtaacataaacactggctgtgagctgcctgtgtgtctttgggaggtgaaatttttcacagttatcctcaaggctatgctatagcgacatataacggcCACAAGTCTGAAgtcattcttgttttaaaattataaacacagtccgggaactttccggtaccccctcgtatatttTCTCCAGGATAGCTTCAATTTCTTTTTCCTGGGAATATGAAAATTACATTTGTGACAGCATCCGTTTTTGTCTTAAAGTGAGAAGCGAGTTGTATTATAGCATTTATTTACCTTCTTTAGAAAACAAGCCACTAATAAATTTTCCTGATTGGTGAATAAAGTTAATTAATCAATCCTATTTTTCAGCTTCTCCACTGAATTAGTTATGATGGGAATTCCGGTTCTTTTCAGAGAGTCGGTTCTTTTGGGTCTACTCACAAAATGGAATTGACTCTTTCTAACCAAACTGTGACCGTAAAGATTTGTTCCCCTCTGGTGTGGAGGCGGATTGTGTAATCTGTCAGATTAAACATCTGAACGCAGAGTTCaaaacagaggatgaagatAAAATCAGCGGATCACAGATTCCTGGAAGGTTTGACCTCGCCCTGCTGCTTCCTTCAGGCGTCCTTCCTTCATCCCAGTTCCATCTCACgctttgtttcaggtttttaCGGGCTGGCCGAGAGTGACCTGGACAAAGTTTTCCGACTTCCCAAAACCACGTTTATCGGCGGTGACGACGGCGGCCTGCCTCTCCGAGAGATTATCCGACGCCTGGAGGTAGAAACCCGACGCATTAAACCCGATGGCAGGCGTCGCCGGGTCTTCCTGTAGAGATGAAGGTTGATGGATGTGTGTGGTTCCCTGCAGGTGGCGTACTGCCAGCACATCGGCGTGGAGTTCATGTTCATCAACGACGTGGAGCAGTGTCAGTGGATCCGGCAGAAGTTCGAGACTCCGGGAATCATGCAGTTCACCGAGGAGCAGAAGAGGACGCTGCTGGCCCGGATGATCCGGTCGACCCGGTCCGCCATCCTCCCCGTGACCGCCGCACGCCTCGGGAAGCCGGCGCCGGCGCAGAGTCTGACGGTGTGTGCCGCCTCCGCAGGTTCGAGGAGTTCCTCCAGAGGAAGTGGTCTTCGGAGAAACGGTTCGGCCTGGAGGGCTGCGAGTCGCTCATCCCGGCTCTCAAGACCATCATCGACAAGTCCAGCGAGAGCGGCGTGGAGAGCGTCATCATGGGGATGCCTCACAGgttcagactgctcagcttctggaaACATTTTTCCTCGATTTAAGTCTTTTTGTTTAGAACAGCCTTTCACTGTGTTCCTGCGTTGAACTGAAGCAAACACACTGAGGTCTCGGTGCTTTCCTTTCCAGAGGCCGACTCAATGTTCTGGCGAACGTCATCCGCAAAGAACTCGACCAAATCTTCTGCCAGTTCGACTCCAAGTTAGAGGCTGCAGACGAGGTCTGGATCTTAAATCTCCACCACATACTTGATGCATTAGACCGTGGATGTCAAACGCACAGGGCCAGAACAGAAGAAGATGTTACGGCATTAACTGCAATGTAGTTACTTGACCAGCAGGGGTGCTCTTCAGTCTGCGTTATGGCAGTCTGACCCTCTTAATGATCTAAAGATGTGGCCTTGTGGTCCGTCAGGGCTCCGGAGACGTCAAGTACCACCTGGGCATGTACCACAAGAGGATGAACCGGGTGACGGACCGGCCCATCACGCTGTCCCTGGTGGCCAACCCGTCCCACCTGGAGGCCGTGGACCCGGTGGTGCAGGGCAAGACCAAAGCCGAGCAGTTCTACCTGGGGGACTCGGAGGGCAAGAGGGTACGCTGCTGCCACGGTCCGACAGACGGAGGTCACCAGTGAAAACGCAATGCGTGAAATAATAGtgtcaaaaagtgaaaaacagattctggtttagtttttttaatgactttgaaGCTCTGGTAATGTTTATAGCATGTTGTTACTCCGCGaggctgtgtgtgatttcattacaaaaacaacgaCCAGAAGCGCCACCTTGTGGCCCAGCATGCTGGTTACAtcgctttcagtgtttctgccgtttccatggaataGGACATGGTCGGGTTTTTCACTGAAAGCTGCTTCTCTCCCGAACGTGGCTCCTCCTCCCAGGTGATGTCCATCCTGATCCACGGCGACGCCGCCTTCGCCGGCCAGGGCATCGTGTACGAGACGTTCCACCTGTCCGACCTGCCGTCCTACAGCACCCACGGAACCGTGCACGTCGTGGTCAACAACCAGGTGACGCCTCCACGCTTTGCTTCGGCTACATAGGCTGACATTTCAATTTTCCATCCGTCATTACTGAAATTTAAAAGGTATTCTTTCTAGCACACTCGTATCGTCTCATATGTTGACATGCCAAATCTACATTTGAATAATCTCAGGTTAATTATCCTTAAAGTAATGATAAAATCTGAAGAGGAGCCCTAAACAAAAAGGCCATGACCCTCATCTGGTTCAGTTTGAGGGTTCTTCTTCAGTACTTCCGGCTCCTTTTCGTTGTTTCTCATTCGCCCGTCTGTCCCTCCCAGATCGGCTTCACCACAGACCCCCGGATGGCCCGGTCATCGCCGTACCCGACGGACGTGGCCCGAGTCGTCAACGCTCCCATCTTCCACGTCAACGCCGACGACCCCGAGGCCGTGATGTACGTGTGCAACGTGGCGGCCGAGTGGAGGAACACGTTCCACAAGGACGTGGTCGTGGACCTGGTGAGATGAAATGTTCAGAAGCATTTAGGATGTTCAGAACCACTTTTTCAAtattaaagagagagagagagggatgtggAATAAAACTGAGTAAAGGTCCGTCTTTAAATCACTCTCAGGTGTGCTACCGGCGTAACGGCCACAACGAGATGGACGAGCCGATGTTCACGCAGCCGCTGATGTACAAGCAGATCAAGAAGCAGAAAGCCGTCCTGCAGAAGTACGTGGAGAAGCTGGTCGGCGAAGGAGTCGTCACCATGCAGCAGTACGAGGTGAAGCAACGTGGCGGCGCTCCTGAGAACGCTACAACCTGCAGTTATCCTGGAATCCCAGGAGTGAAGAGACAGACTGACgattctcttcttcctcttgtctTATTTAGGAGGAAGTGGCCAAATACGACCGAATCTGCGAGGAGGCCTACACTCACTCCAAAGACGAGAAGATCCTGCACATCAAACACTGGCTGGACTCGCCGTGGCCCGGTACGAGCCGCTGGTATTTAGGGAAACCTCCTCAACCTAACAGAGCTGATCTGAGAAAGTCTGACGGCGAGATGAAACCTCAGGAAGCACTGAAGCTTTCCTCATGGGCCCAGGCTTCATCAGAGCGCTTTGTTTGCTCCATTCTGCCATCAAGTGGACATTAAGTGTTAAAGCAGTTTCACTGTGAAGTGAGATCATTTGTTCAAAgaacagctgtttttattttttctattatttcacCTGCTTTTTAAAATACCTTTTCACAAGACACAGACGGAGCTTTGCAGCACGTTGTGTTGTCCTTGTTGATGCTTTTCCCACCTTCATGCAGCGCTCTGTCACTGCTCGGCATAGACGAGGCGTTATTGTTGTATCAAATTaggctttatttataaagcacttttcttATTAAACAAAAAGTGCTTTAGAGCATTAAGATAAAAATTAGTGTATagtgaaataaaaatcataGCCACACTTTGACCatactcgcacacacacacacacacataaatacatacaaacacacacattcccactTTCATTGCTTACAATGAGGAGATGTGGCATGTTGTATTCAACTCCTTTTGGAAAACGATCAATATTgaatattataatttttttaacattacagtcaataaagattttttcttagagagagagggagaaagacacagagagacggagagagcaAGTGAGAGAGAGCGTGAGAGGAAAGGGGAGAGAGAGTGCACAACTAAAACAAAACCTAAAACTGTCTACAAATGGCTACGTGAAGGTAAAATAGGCTTCAACAgttaaaacatcacaaaaaatACCGAAAATGCTCAAACTGCTCAGATGTCAGAAATGACCATAAACACTCCAAATTTTCTTTAATCgctaaaacagcagaaactacTAAAACACTGCTATTGATTTGaaatatctttgaaaaaaaggataaaagtGATAAAACGGCTCAAACTGCTAAATATATAATAATGTCTACAGTTTTTTATTGTTGTCATTATAATGTCATGAACATCCGCCGAGGCAGACGTTTCAGATGAGTATTGAACCGCGTGTCGTGCCTTCAGGTTTCTTCACGCTGGACGGTCAGCCCAGAAGCTTGAACTCTCCCTCCACCGGACTCCCGGAGCAGGACCTCGTCCACATCGGGAACATCGCGGCGTCGGTGCCGGAGCAGGACTTTACCATTCACGGAGGTAAGGTTTGACCTCCCCGTCCTTTCCACGTCGGCGCGGCGTGTTTTTGCCTCtctcacagatgtgtgtgtctcGCCAATGCTGTAGGTCTGAGCCGCATCCTGAGGGGCCGAGCCAACATGGTGTCCCAGCGGGTGTGCGACTGGGCGCTGGGGGAGTACATGGCCTTCGGGTCCCTGCTCAAAGAGGGGATCCACGTCCGGCTCAGCGGGCAGGACGTGGAGCGAGGAACGttcaggtaacacacacacacacacacacacacacacacacacacacacacacacacacacacacacatacacacacatctcacaGCTGTTCTGGAGGTGTCAGCGGTGGGTAACGGGGTGTGTTTGATTCTGCGTGATACTCTGGTCTGGAACCTCCCCTCTCAGCCACCGTCACCACGTCCTTCATGACCAGAATGTGGACAAGAGGATCTGCATCCCCATGAATTACATCTCGCCAGATCAGGCTCCCTACACCGTCTGCAACAGCTCCCTGTCCGAGTACGGCGTCCTCGGTGAGCCTCGCTAACGCCACAACAGCTGCTTCACAAATAGCCtcaacaaacacactcaaagaACCTACACTTCACTGTATGGCTGTAGTGTGGTGCAGAGGGAGGCTAGCAGGTTTTtaagcatgctaatgctaatcacagcaGCTAAAGGTCTCAGCATGCCGTTCAAGTTCAGATAATGCTAAAGCTGCTAAAGCCACCGGTAAATGATGGTGCACACCGACAGAAGACGGGAGTTCAGTGTAAAAGGACCAGCTTCAGATGACGCTAAAGCTAGCAGTGGGAACAGCTAGCggaacagagaaacagcagcttgggacgatgctaatgctaacaatcAGTGGGAAGAGCAGGATGAAAGACACACTTGCTTCAGATCCTGCTAAAGCCAATCGACATTCAGCGTCTCtttcagtaaacaggagtttaatgAAACAGTAACAGAGTGTTGAAGTACTCGAGTGATCACGTTCAAGGTCTCGGTCTGGACTCAGTCTTGGGTTAGGTGGTCTTGATTACAACACTATAAAAAGAGCAGGTTTTTTTCTGGATGAATAGCTTCAGGTAATGGTGAAACTATTCAGGTCCGACAGATTCTGTCTTTTGTCTTGTTAGATGTTTCGCCCCTTCATCAGTTCATCCTCCTCCTAGAGCTCCACCAACATGATTTGGTTGTTTTGAGACAGAAACAAGAACATACATTGACGCTAAATCAGATAATGCTAATGCCAAGCTAACTCTTCGTCGTGTCTTCGTCTGAAGTAGACCATTTGTCTGAAGCATTTtgtggtcctcctcctcctcctcctcctgcgctgCCCTCAGGTTTCGAGCTGGGCTTCGCCATGGCCAGCCCCAACGCTCTGGTCCTGTGGGAGGCTCAGTTCGGAGACTTCCACAACACGGCCCAGTGCATCATCGACCAGTTCATCAGCTCCGGACAGGCCAAGTGGGTCCGTCAGAACGGcatcgtgctgctgctgccgcacgGCATGGAGGGAATGGTAGGAAACCCCGGAGCCGGCAGTGAGACCAGGAAGtgaacagcagatggcagcagtgGACGCTAAcgaagtagcattagcattaagaGATCAATTTGTGCCAAACGTCATCCATTAAATTTAGCGTGGTTGTTTTATTagcttttttgtttcaaatgtaTAGGAAGgtaaacttttaattttacatGCAGATTTAGTGTATTTGTAGCTTTGAACTTTCTGACATCTGagatttttaaatgtgttgaaTTGAAGTTTGTGACAAACCGAGTGTCTTCAAGCGTTTGCAGGATTTCAACTTTGTTTAGAAGCAGAGATGAAGCTAAATCTCTCCTCTCAGGGTCCCGAACACTCGTCAGCTCGACCAGAGAGGTTCCTGCAGATGTGCAATGACGACCCAGATGTTTTCCCCGTGAGTTTTTGTCGtcgcatgaaaacaaaaacaaaaacacaagagtCATTGTGAACCTCCCGCAAAATGTCCTTCCCTGCTTGTATCTGCTTCAGAAACTGACAGAAGACTTCGAGGTGCGTCAGCTGTACGAATGTAACTGGATCGTGGTGAACTGCTCCACTCCCGCCAACTACTTCCACGTCCTGCGCAGACAGATCCTGCAGCCCTTCAGGAAGCCTGTGAGTCACTAACTGGAACCAGGACGAGGGGTGTGGAAAAATATCCATTTGTTGGTaaaggctaatgctaacagttgGACATGTGTCATGTTGCAGTCAGAAAGGTAGGATTAGTGGCGCTCCTCCAGCTAAAGCTAAAAGtcgtgtgtttttaaaaaaagcagtaGAGTTACTTTATCACCCGTCACAGTTTTCAAGATGTCCTGTTTTCACTCCTCAGCTGATTGTTTTCACCCCGAAGTCTCTGCTGCGCCACCCAGAGGCCAAGTCCAGCTTCGACGACATGCTGCCCGGTGAGCTCCCTCCGGAGGACCAGTCGATcaaggatccagaacagaccggAATCTCCCGTCTGTGTGATTTAAACCTGGTTTCATCCCACAGGAACACATTTCAAGCGTGTTATTCCGGACGACGGACCCGCGGCGGCTCACCCACAAAATGTGAAGAGAGTCGTCTTTTGCACGGGGAAGATTTACTACGAACTGATCCGGGAACGCAAGAACCGAGGCATGGACGACAGCGTGGCCGTGGTCCGCATCGAACAGGTGACACAGAGCTTCACTTAAAGCCGCTGCAAATGAACAGATTTGGCTGCGGTTAGCGAGACTCTTCCTGATTCCCTCCCGttgctctgcagctctctccG is from Salarias fasciatus chromosome 7 unlocalized genomic scaffold, fSalaFa1.1 super_scaffold_4, whole genome shotgun sequence and encodes:
- the ogdhb gene encoding 2-oxoglutarate dehydrogenase, mitochondrial translates to MHRLRTTVSRLRPLTAARTAQSLPPPLPRPPAATDGGLRTFQPARLLNTPLASEPFLNGTSSNYVEEMYYAWLENPRSVHKSWDVFFRNVNAGVPPGAAYQSPLSLGGTPPTLSGPQTAAGAQADTQRLVEDHLAVHTLIRAYQVRGHHIAKLDPLEISCVDFDDTPCAVGFQNVGFYGLAESDLDKVFRLPKTTFIGGDDGGLPLREIIRRLEVAYCQHIGVEFMFINDVEQCQWIRQKFETPGIMQFTEEQKRTLLARMIRSTRFEEFLQRKWSSEKRFGLEGCESLIPALKTIIDKSSESGVESVIMGMPHRGRLNVLANVIRKELDQIFCQFDSKLEAADEGSGDVKYHLGMYHKRMNRVTDRPITLSLVANPSHLEAVDPVVQGKTKAEQFYLGDSEGKRVMSILIHGDAAFAGQGIVYETFHLSDLPSYSTHGTVHVVVNNQIGFTTDPRMARSSPYPTDVARVVNAPIFHVNADDPEAVMYVCNVAAEWRNTFHKDVVVDLVCYRRNGHNEMDEPMFTQPLMYKQIKKQKAVLQKYVEKLVGEGVVTMQQYEEEVAKYDRICEEAYTHSKDEKILHIKHWLDSPWPGFFTLDGQPRSLNSPSTGLPEQDLVHIGNIAASVPEQDFTIHGGLSRILRGRANMVSQRVCDWALGEYMAFGSLLKEGIHVRLSGQDVERGTFSHRHHVLHDQNVDKRICIPMNYISPDQAPYTVCNSSLSEYGVLGFELGFAMASPNALVLWEAQFGDFHNTAQCIIDQFISSGQAKWVRQNGIVLLLPHGMEGMGPEHSSARPERFLQMCNDDPDVFPKLTEDFEVRQLYECNWIVVNCSTPANYFHVLRRQILQPFRKPLIVFTPKSLLRHPEAKSSFDDMLPGTHFKRVIPDDGPAAAHPQNVKRVVFCTGKIYYELIRERKNRGMDDSVAVVRIEQLSPFPFDLVKAESDRYPNADLVWCQEEHKNQGYYDYVKPRIRTTIERSRPVWYAGRGPASAPATGNKQTHLSELQRLLDTSFDLSAFNFSS